A region of the Chitinispirillales bacterium genome:
GTCTTGGAGTATCCTGAAGATTTTGATTCATTGATAAAACTATATAACAGTAAAAATCACGAATATGTAATTAACTATTATGCGAGAAATATTCGTAGAAAAATCAAAGAGGAATTGTTTCCAGAAGGAGCAGACGGAACGACAATTATCAACGGAACTGTTTTTGTAAATAATGACAATGAGGCTATTGAGGGTAGAAGTATTGCTTTTGAGAAAATTTTAAAGGAATTTCAAAGTTACGGGAAATTGGAAAATATCCATCCAGATTTCAAAAGTAAATTATTTGAAAGTTTTTTGAAGGAGAGTATCACTGAAAAGAAATGGGGACAATATTTTACCCCTTTAAAAGTGGTTAAAGCCATTGTAGAAATGGCGAAAGACGATATTAAAGAAGATGTGAAAATTTGCGACCCTGCGGGAGGTGTGGGGAAATTTTTACTGGAAGCTATTAAACCCAAATTAAATCAATTTTATAAAGTAGAGAATAATAAATTAAAAAGTAATATTGAAATTTTTGGTTATGATATTGGTTTTGACAAGGACGAACAGAAAACAATTATTCTTGCAAAAGCAAATATGTTGATATATTTTTCAGAATTAATAAAAGATAATAA
Encoded here:
- a CDS encoding SAM-dependent methyltransferase — encoded protein: MSEELLQRDLKNPPKFGRWDFYNIGATSIKSLKENNIIRNIDYGDVEKKKVDALLVQKKNVIAVIEYKKPSEFKTVEQKNKAIKQELEVARKLKAHIFIATDTKETVWINVLTGNRIKDESDKELKVNFDTKNEKLPDLIEKIIASINEKNDQIKPQKLVNPTDLAKRIWQIVWSISGATPESCLYSFVELFIFKYLSDLKVLEYPEDFDSLIKLYNSKNHEYVINYYARNIRRKIKEELFPEGADGTTIINGTVFVNNDNEAIEGRSIAFEKILKEFQSYGKLENIHPDFKSKLFESFLKESITEKKWGQYFTPLKVVKAIVEMAKDDIKEDVKICDPAGGVGKFLLEAIKPKLNQFYKVENNKLKSNIEIFGYDIGFDKDEQKTIILAKANMLIYFSELIKDN